One genomic segment of Ictalurus punctatus breed USDA103 chromosome 4, Coco_2.0, whole genome shotgun sequence includes these proteins:
- the LOC108264102 gene encoding extracellular calcium-sensing receptor-like — MESIFTLFHVVMAIINSYTAQETTCSLRGEPAYPQIWKDGDIIVGGIFPFHFKWDMTDSSYAVMPPATKCTSLEFRSFQYSQTLIYAVEEINNSSSLLPGVSLGYKIFDTCGSTTQGVKVAMTLVNGNEKSISEQICTKPAQVQAIIGETYSSVSMAISKSIGPFSMPLISYFATCECLSDKRKYPSFLRTIPSDYYQTLALAEMLKHFGWTWVGAIRRDDDYGNSGMAAFTKIAEQLDICLEYSLPFFRTYSQERILRIIEQIKSSTSRVIVGFVTQWDFEILLPILSEHNITGYQWVGTEGWISDPVVAKLDEHNILQGAIGLAIPKTKVTGLEDFILNIKPLKSVGSAIFNKFWEALFNCKFTAQNDSEDSPICTGEEKLSEIENTFTDMSFMPIFNNIYKAVYAIAYTLHSLLGCQHTCLTKKQPDLFTFLEHLKKVRFKTKEGEEVYFDENGDPPAKYEIINMQMSKDQYKFVTVGLYDSSLPIHDRLSVNMASIVWANNTNQLPKSVCTESCPPGRRKAVQKGKPICCFDCIPCAAGEISNMTDSIKCDQCQQDYWSNADKNKCVKKEIEYLTYEETMGILLTVVSIVGSFMTIVIATIFFKYKNTPIVKANNSELSFLLLFSLTLCFLCSLTFIGRPSDWSCMLRHTAFGITFVLCISCVLGKTIVVLMAFRATLPGSNVMKWFGPVQQRLSVLAFTIIQILICVLWLTISPPFPFKNLLHYKEKIILECSLGSTIGFWAVLGYIGLLALLCFILAFLARKLPDNFNEAKFITFSMVMFCAVWIAFIPAYVSSPGKFTVAVEIFAILASSFGLLFCIFLPKCYIIILKPEKNTKKQIMGKVPVQ; from the exons ATGGAGTCAATATTTACTCTCTTTCATGTGGTAATGGCCATCATCAATTCATATACAGCACAAGAGACTACTTGTAGCCTGCGTGGAGAGCCTGCATACCCACAGATATGGAAGGACGGTGATATCATAGTTGGAGGAATTTTCCCCTTCCATTTTAAATGGGATATGACAGACTCATCCTATGCGGTCATGCCACCTGCAACGAAGTGCACAAG TCTTGAATTCAGATCCTTCCAGTATTCACAGACCTTGATTTATGCGGTAGAGGAGATCAACAACAGTTCATCTTTACTGCCTGGAGTATCATTGGGCTACAAGATCTTTGATACCTGTGGTTCCACAACACAGGGGGTAAAAGTAGCAATGACGCTTGTGAATGGAAATGAGAAATCAATCTCGGAACAGATATGTACAAAGCCAGCCCAGGTGCAAGCCATAATAGGAGAGACATACTCATCTGTGTCCATGGCTATATCAAAGAGTATTGGACCTTTCAGCATGCCTTTA ATCAGTTACTTTGCTACCTGTGAATGTCTGAGTGATAAAAGGAAATATCCCTCATTTCTACGCACTATTCCCAGTGATTATTACCAGACCTTAGCACTTGCAGAGATGCTCAAGCACTTTGGCTGGACCTGGGTTGGGGCAATAAGAAGAGATGATGACTATGGTAACAGTGGGATGGCTGCATTTACTAAAATTGCAGAACAACTGGACATATGTTTAGAATACTCGCTTCCATTTTTTAGAACATACTCACAAGAAAGAATACTGAGAATAATTGAGCAAATTAAAAGCTCCACATCTCGAGTAATAGTGGGATTTGTCACTCAGTGGGATTTTGAAATTTTGCTGCCCATACTTTCTGAACACAACATCACCGGATATCAATGGGTGGGAACTGAGGGCTGGATATCTGATCCGGTAGTTGCCAAACTAGATGAGCACAACATACTACAAGGAGCAATCGGGCTAGCCATTCCCAAAACAAAGGTGACAGGTCTGGAGGACTTCATTCTAAATATAAAACCACTGAAATCAGTAGGCAGtgcaatttttaataaattctgGGAAGCTTTGTTTAATTGCAAATTTACAGCAcagaatgattcagaggactcACCTATATGCACAGGTGAAGAGAAACTCTCTGAGATAGAAAACACCTTTACTGATATGTCTTTTATGCCAATTTTCAATAATATCTATAAAGCGGTATATGCCATAGCCTATACTCTACACAGTCTTCTTGGCTGCCAACACACATGTCTTACAAAGAAGCAGCCAGATCTGTTCACA TTTCTAGAACACCTTAAAAAGGTGCGTTTCAAGACCAAAGAAGGTGAAGAAGTTTATTTTGATGAAAATGGTGATCCTCCagcaaaatatgaaataataaacatgcaaatgagTAAAGATCAGTATAAATTTGTCACTGTTGGACTTTATGACTCCTCTCTTCCGATTCATGATCGATTATCAGTAAACATGGCCTCCATTGTGTGGGCAAACAATACAAATCAG CTGCCCAAATCTGTGTGTACTGAGAGTTGCCCCCCTGGTAGAAGGAAAGCTGTGCAGAAAGGAAAGCCTATCTGCTGTTTTGACTGCATACCGTGTGCTGCTGGAGAGATCAGTAATATGACAG ATTCCATTAAATGTGACCAATGCCAGCAAGATTACTGGTCAAATGCAGACAAGAATAAATGTGTAAAGAAGGAAATTGAATATTTGACCTATGAGGAAACAATGGGAATTTTGCTAACAGTGGTTTCTATTGTTGGTTCTTTTATGACAATAGTAATAGCAACCATattctttaaatataaaaatacaccaaTAGTAAAAGCCAACAACTCTGAACTGAGCTTCCTGCTGCTCTTTTCTCTGACTCTGTGTTTCCTCTGTTCACTTACTTTCATTGGCCGGCCTTCTGATTGGTCCTGTATGCTGCGCCACACAGCATTTGGGATCACCTTCGTCCTCTGCATCTCCTGTGTACTGGGGAAAACTATAGTGGTGTTAATGGCATTCAGGGCTACACTTCCAGGCAGTAATGTCATGAAATGGTTCGGGCCTGTACAGCAAAGGCTCAGTGTACTTGCCTTCACTATCATACAGATTCTTATTTGTGTGCTTTGGTTGACAATATCCCCTCCTTTCCCCTTTAAAAATCTATTGCACTATAAGGAAAAGATCATTCTTGAATGCAGTTTGGGCTCAACCATAGGTTTCTGGGCTGTGCTGGGTTACATAGGACTTTTAGCACttttatgtttcattttagctttTCTAGCTAGGAAGCTTCCAGATAATTTTAATGAAGCTAAATTCATCACATTCAGCATGGTAATGTTCTGTGCCGTTTGGATTGCTTTTATTCCAGCTTATGTCAGTTCTCCTGGAAAATTCACTGTAGCTGTAGAGATATTTGCTATTTTAGCATCAAGCTTTGGTTTACTATTCTGTATCTTTCTTCCAAAGTGTTACATAATCATCCTGAAGCCAGAGAAAAACACTAAAAAGCAAATTATGGGAAAAGTGCCtgttcaataa